From the Manihot esculenta cultivar AM560-2 chromosome 14, M.esculenta_v8, whole genome shotgun sequence genome, the window ATCATTCAAGGTCAAATTTAGCCTTTTGACCTTTAAAAATTTGCCTCTATTTAAGTCTATGGCTTATGcttaatatattttcattttaaatttctttaaaatgacCATACAACCATCAACACATCCACTTTAATTTCTTTCAATGGATTTTGCCAATTCCACCGGCAAAGGAATAAAGATAAAATGTAGTTCTATACTAGCAGCGATGATTCGCCcgatttagtttaaaattaaactaaataaattaaaaaaattaaatttaatttaatcgattagacttttaatgagtttttttatttttacaccttacttttagtattctaaaatttaattaaaatatttcaattttaattataatctaatttttttatattatcaaaaataatatattattatcactactCAATTcagtgtattttttaaaattttttttttatcaaaattaaaataaaatcaaataaataaaatttttaaaattaaaaattaaattaaattaaattaaaataaataaaaaattaaattaaaattttaaattaattcaatcgaatcgatttttcaattttaaccgCTTACCTCTAATTCTATATAGAATgacaattttatatttattgatatataattttttagtagTTTGTCATGTACAACGataattttctataattttgcCCAAACTTTTCCGTATACAAAAATTTCAAGTTTGTCTTCCACAGGTATAATTGTCTTAAAAAAGTGGAAGACAAATTTGCCGCGTGTCGTGAGTTATCTTTGATTAATTAGTGTTAATCACAATTAACActaatttaatcaattattaaCCATCTTATGGTCCATGGGCTAAATTTAACCATTTCAATAAGTCCAATTCTTTTATACATTAATGGGTTTTAGCCCTATCGGATAGGCTATGAGAAAATTTCTTCTTCCTTTAATTCACATCAATTGATTTATTACACAGGTTACAAAACATGAAAATGCATCACGCTTAATCTAATTTGATTTGGTTATTACTTGCAGAAATAAATTCAGATTCGAACCCTTATTTCCTTTAAAtccttttgaaaataaaaacaagaaATTCATTACATCTTTATAATTACCAAAGGCAAATTTATAATTACAATCACTAATGTATTGGTATAAAAATACAAATCCGTAATACTTGGGGAAAAAACACATACAGTTTGATACATTATTGAAGAACTAGAGAAAGTATATGAAGCAGCTCTCTAGCTAGCTAATTAAGCAAAAAGACTATTGAACTCAGAATCTCATAACATTGAAGATAATTTCAGTGCTATGGACAGAAGAAGAGCCAGGCTAgtatttcaaatcttcaaaatgcaATTGGCTTGCGTGCAAGAACAACCGAATTGATAACATCATTTGTTGGGTGAAAGATGGATAGAACCTCAAATCCAACCAAGTCAGGCTCTTCAACAACAGGATAAAGAAATGCTCTAGCCCCATTTGCACTTCTCACCAGCAAAATCCCTCCTTTCTTCATGTACTTTCTTATATGTCCAAGAATCTTCACTTTCTCTTCTTTGCTCATCCCTACCAATGCTGCTAAGAATATACAGTCATATTCTCCCAGCTTCTCCCTCATTTCCATTACATCACACGTCTCAAATTTCATTCTCTTCTCAAGTTCACCATCAGAAGCCACCATTTGGCGAGCCACATCATTAGCTGCCTCATCAAGATCAAAATTATCAAAGTGAGTGGCTTTTAAATGGTGGGTAGCCATTACAAGAGAGGTAAGAGGCATTGGACCAGATCCCACAAAGGCTACTTTCTTGGGTTGCACCACCCCATTCTCACTAAGAATCTTGTACTCCAAGTTGGCTAGCTTAACATAGTTTTCATAGTAAGGAAAAAGATTAAGGTTGTCTAAAGGTTGAGGTATTTTGTTCAAGAATATTGCAGATTCAAGCTCTAATAGACTTTCAGCTTTGCCACAGAGAACGATGAGGTTGTTTCGCATTTCTTGCACTTCTGGGGATAACAAGCGAATGTCTATGGAAGATGGGGAGATACATAATTTCACAAGGTGAGAGAAAAGGGTATTGACTTGCTTGGAAGGCCTTAAAGAATTGAGTTTAGATATGCTGTTGTGGATTTGAGTGATGCGAGCTATGAGTAGCTCAGCTGGGATTTGGGAGGAAGCCATTGTTGTCTGCTGATTTGGTGTTAATAAGGTTAATTTGAGCTTTGGAATTTGGAGGGTGCTGTGGAAAGAAATGCCTTGCTATGCGAGTATTTATAGGGTTAGCAAAGGAACATGAAGATCTATATATCCATTGGTTAAAACAAGAAGAGGGATGTTTCATGCCTTGGACTCCAATGTAATaacaattcctttttttttttctatgtttaacaaaatatataaaacaagATATAAGAAtgcagattttttatttaatatataatcttcttttttatataaatattattttgttttatttattaattcgaATCTATCAAATGATATGGtgcaatattaattatatttataataaataaataaaacttaaaagcttcctaaaattaaagtaaaaattttttgttttctttatatatacataaaccAAATAAGACTTGATTCCTTTCACACTAGATGTGTTTGTTTGCTAAGAAAATATTAAGAAGTAACCAAATAGCATAATCCCAGAAATAGTCCATGTTCACACCAACTTCATTATTGGGAGTCAAAGATCCTTAGGCATGGAGCATGCTTTATGTATACAGATATCATCAATCCTATTTTTGATGAGTTTCagtaatttgaattaaattttaatcgaAACGcagattcaaatattaaatatattatataaattcagATTCAGCTAATTTAATTTTACGGATGTCCTTATTACTGGTATCCTAAATAATTTACctatctttatatatatatatatatatatatatatatatatatatatatatattaaattaattattttaaacatgtattagtattttaatattaaaaatagtgaTATCTGAGAtttagaaaatagggttttacaagggttctgtaaaactggaaagaGTTTAGACCGAGATgaggatatttctccttttatatatttccttttatccgctagtgacgtgtaacagaatgtgtgtcattgggccacctgtctctatcacgttgatatggacgtacgaagAAATCAGATCGCTGTCCCACGCGTAACAGCCCCTGATTCTCCCTGAgcacgcatgcggatggtcccacaaggcCTTAGACTGAACTCCTTCCTGGTTCTGAACTGGATCAGAAGATAAGGTTAAGACTAGATCCAGAGGGGATCTGTTCATCGGATCGAAAGAGTTGGGCCGGTCTGATCGAAAAACCTGACTGGAGCCCGGTCTTTAAACTGGGCGGACTGGACCTGCCTCTTGGAGGAAACTTAGAAGTCTTCATATTATGGGTTGTCCTAATGGGTCTGGCCTTAATCCGGAGTGAAAAAATCCAGCGGTTATCAAATAGTATTGAGGTCAttgtcaaaagaaaaaaaaaagaaattttatgttGTCTGCGACTCATACTAAAACTGAATCGAAAccgtattaaataattatttttttaatatatttttttattaatttaagtgatattatgattatattatataatattaaaattataaaaatttaaaatgactaattttattttaatttttaaatttattttaaaaatattaacaataaaatgataatttactacgtataaaatgaatttgtttATATATGTCCTCTCTGTATTTTCCTTCCCTCAATTCAAACATAGTGTGAAAGTCCAACCAATTATTTCAATGTAATAATATATGCATACAAAAAAACAAACTCAAGATGTAATAACACTTAAACTTGCTGCAATTGAATCGATCTATctactaaaattatataatatttttgccgaattcttatttaatttaatttaattattttaatttgataatttaaattaattaattgattgcaATTTTATACtcaattaagatttttattatGTGTACTTGAtcatcataaatttaattttgtctAACTAGAAAAAATTGCATTAACATGCTAAAAATAGCAGTTAGATTTTTAAAACCATCAAGTTAAAATATAAACTTGTGGAACTACCGAATAGAAATAagggtttttatttttaatgtaaaaCATCACTActactaaatattaatattattaaacaaTACATTCAAAAGATAGAATGGAGGAGCCCTCCATTCCATGAGACCGTATGCATAAACAATTGTCCATGCCATTGAATAAGCAATTTGATCCGTTTACCTTTTAACAAAAATTCAATAGCTTTTCATTTTGTTGAGATTAAATTGATGATGTGACTAGAATGGAGTTACACTGTGATTGGTTAgatcttttaataaaaattcaatagcACCCAATGttgctaaaattaaattaatgatgtGGACAGAATGAAACTACGCTGTGATTGGTTAGACCTGCaaagaagagaaagtgaggtggtgGGTCCATAGCAGCCACTCCGATACTAAAGTTAGTATACTGAAAAAGAGAGTGAATGCAATAAATTTCTTAGAGATTTTATGTAAGAGAATAGTATATCTTTACCTCtataattctttttcttttatattgtaagaaggtggtgataaatatagtatttttcgATAAACTAACGATAATGTGGCCCGCTACTTGATAAAGGATATTGCCAGCTAATAGGTTGATAATCCCGCAATTACAGGCATAACGAAATACATTGGACTGTCCCTATTTAACGATAACTTTGTATTGAGTCTTATTCCATCCAGGAGAGGGTGAATCTTGATGACGTATTGGGTGTTTGAGATGTCTAAGTCTTCCTTTCCTCAGGTGGGACCTATATTACTTATTTATCAGATTCTTACCACGTAGACCTGTCTCATGATGACAACTCATGGTCCACTTTGGACAATTGTTATGTAGTATCAAAGATCCCTCATGCGGGTATTCGATTCTTTAGGTTCGAAAGGGATGATTTGCCTTTCCGATTTGCGACATCTAGCATGATTGGTTGGTTCTCGCTGTCAGCGTCATTTTGCTTGCCTTTGTTTATGAAGGTTACCTTATTTCTTGAGCCATATTTAAAGTTTTTCTGATCATGCCGCTGTATAAGAACCCTCATTTCTCTTCTTTTGTCTATGATTGTCCTTTGTGGAAGAAATGAGTAGGGATACTTCATTTTCTGTTCTTTAAGATAATCAAATCTATGCAGAGGATAACATCATGGTCTTTGAAGAGCAATTGAAGGTGGACCTTCATGAAGGTACAAGCATACTGCTAACTCTGTCTATCGGCTGAAGACTGCGATCAATTCGACTATAATGGCTTTTCAGTGCTATGACCCCTAAGGAACTAGATTGTGCAAGATTGATTCTGAAGGTCAGGCCAGGAAAACGGTTGGAGAGACGACCCTCCTCATGTGGTTTTTCCTAGATAGATGACATTTTTCCGGAGGATGAGGTCGAGACGCTGAGAAAAACCTCACCAACTGGGTTTATACTAAtagatttttagaaaattctgatgtaatagagacttgCTAATGTCCACCTCATCCCCTTGTAATCTTgtgtaatgaaaatatatattttgtatttatattctTAGGTATTTGTTTGTTCCTTTTGTTGCGACTAATGATTTAAGCAAGGAGTTATATCTCTACCAAATTATGAATCTAATGCCCACCATTTTTTGCCCCAAAGAAAGAGGATTAAAGTACATTTACTTTGCAGACTTAACGCCCGACTTAACAGATACAAAATAACTTGTAGAATTTCTGTAAAATAGGATTAATACCTGGGTCCGTGTCCTGGCAAATTCCTGCCTTTCCACAATAAAGTGCCTTAAGGAAATTTTGCAATAAGGGATTTTCACCTGGTCACTTATCTTGATTCTCGACCATAAGACTCGCCTTTTCGATATTAATCTTCGATTAACACATTCGTCTTTTGGGGATAGGTATACCCTCCTCATTGCTATCTAGCATAGATGACTTTGATTGGTGGGACCAATGTCTGGATTGTAGCCTAACAAaacctgccttgtgacctgacctAGCAAAacctaccttgtggccttgtttagtaggATTAACGCTTGGATTGTGGTCTGCCGGAATCCGCCTTATGACTTGGCCtagcggaacccgccttgtagCCTTGTTTAGTGCGACCAACGCCCTGATTATGGTCTGGCGAaacctgccttgtgacctgacctAGCAAAATCCGCCTTGTGATCTGGCCTGGCAAAACTCCCCTTGTGACCTGGTTTAATGGGAACAATGCTCGAATTGTGGTCTGGTGGAACTCGCATTGTagtcttgtttagtgggaccaacgtccGAATTGTGATTTGGCGGAACCCGTTTTGTGGCCTTCTTCTTGTCTCCTTAAATTTTTTGAGAAAGACAATCACATCATTCTTTATCACTAAAGAACACAACACGTGAAAAATTACTTTGTTAACTTATTATTggtaaaattttctcaaattacaGGTATTTCAGGAATGAGAAATATGTAACATCCTGAAACCAATAGTTAGGAATAGTGACATCACTAGGTATGAGTTAGATTATTTCACTATTAGAACAAGTGGCATTAGAGCAAGTGACATTAGGAAAGATGCTAATTTACCCCAAGCTATTTAGGAGAACTGCTAGCACAATTTTAAATtgctaataattaaataatagaaaattcaaataaagaaatagacatatttagaaataaagaaactcaaataaagggtaatgaaaaaattaaagattagtAAGATATAAAGTAAACATATTAGATAAAAAtaagggtaaactgtaatttagtccctctggtttagtgaaatgcaATCTTTTGtctctctgttttaaaaaatcttcaatttagtcactgtgatttttaaaaactatgacattagtccctcccgttagattttcagttaaatcaccgttaattttagttaaaaagactaaaatacccattctctctccttcctcttcctcctcttcttcttcttcttctcttttccgatctccttcttcttcctcttcttcttcttcttcttctccttcccgatctcctaTACATTCTGATGACCACTGGATTTCTTTACCCCGGTCCTGGGccttgaccacagccaaaggcccaacTCATTCatccttcaaggccgggctcgatcAAGCTTCTTCACTCAGGTCGGTCCAGCCCACGCGAAGCAGGTCCTCTCCTCTTGGGCCCagcgtccggcccaactctcggcccagcccagtgtCCAGAGCCCTactcagacagcctggcagatccgctcgaacgtacgcacgaggagaatcagaggccgttacgcatggagcaggcggctgataccttcgtacacccgaatctgtatgtcagagacgcgtgtcccaatcacggagaggcctttacacgtcaccagtaagcaaagcgaaatggataaaaggggagctTCCTCCCCAAGTAGCATAAGTTTTTTAAGTTTATTcttcaatacaaaaacccttgtaaaaccctattctattggatctcagatcatcaattggcgccgtctgtgggaaacgaaggagatcttttcatcaccggagttttcactttcaaaacccactgagatccacgatggcaaaccaccaagaaagtaaccttaacactccaaatgacctgagctctgcccaagatgggcagcagttctctttttctagccctacaacgttgaataaccaaacgcctatccctcttaatccctcgccaagcttggcagggaatactcccaccatgattctgtctaaccaggacattcaaaccatggctctccagctacagactactgctcactggttggggcagataatgcaacagaggggccttagcaccccagtaaatacactcccagtagtggaggaacccagaaccaatgagccccgacctacctctgaccgcctccaaactaacagccacgatgccggggaagaggaagaaccggaggcccgaatccatgggagaagggcaagagagttaatagaaaatgaggaggcggacaattattctgccggaacaaccagggaaacgggaactgaaacagaggaggaggaatacaGCTTGGGCAAAGGATCCAGCCCGGAAgatgagaaaatgaaccaaaagctgaaaaggttgaaagagcagctcttagccgagctaggtaagaaagatcagagccaaacctccttgcccacctcttctcctttctcaaagatagtgcagcaggagaccgtccccaagaagtttatgatgccgctgatggcggcctataatggagctggtaacccgagagagcatgtcatgaactataagaccttcatggagttgcaaaccctgtcagatgccttaatgtgtaaggtgttcccaacaacgctctcgggaccagcgcgggcgtggttcaacagcttggaggccggaagcatcaaAAGTTGtggagatcttgccacccgcttcatcagccggttcatagccggggtgccagcagataggaagacaagctatctagaaacagtgaaacagaaagaaggtgaatcactccgagagtatgtcgcccgttttaatacggaggccctgtAGATTCCCGAGCtagatgaaggaagggcggtggaggccatgcaaaagggaacaacctctgccgagttctttggttctttgagcaggaaacctccgacctcactggctgagttgatgaagagggcggagaagtatataaggcaggatgacaccttagtgacgagtagatttgccaaagggatggcaggaaaagagaaagccccggaggagaggAGGACGGAGAGACACGAGAAGAaacatggaaagaggcctgagccgtacaaacaggcctgggaaagaagggatcaaaggcctcctccacctcctcgggctcttgaaccaagagtgctccctccttgggttcccgagaaaccaacccccctcaacgcttccagagccgaagtgctcatggcagtccaggataaggaattcctccagtggcccaaacccatgaagtcggaagcagatcaaagaaatcctgacaagtattgtcagtaccaccggagccatgggcacgatacgaataactgttttcagctaatcgcggagattgagaggct encodes:
- the LOC110630877 gene encoding nicotianamine synthase; its protein translation is MASSQIPAELLIARITQIHNSISKLNSLRPSKQVNTLFSHLVKLCISPSSIDIRLLSPEVQEMRNNLIVLCGKAESLLELESAIFLNKIPQPLDNLNLFPYYENYVKLANLEYKILSENGVVQPKKVAFVGSGPMPLTSLVMATHHLKATHFDNFDLDEAANDVARQMVASDGELEKRMKFETCDVMEMREKLGEYDCIFLAALVGMSKEEKVKILGHIRKYMKKGGILLVRSANGARAFLYPVVEEPDLVGFEVLSIFHPTNDVINSVVLARKPIAF